The stretch of DNA CTCAGCTAGCCGTCGGCGCCCCACCCGCGGCTGCAAGATCGCGCCCGAAATGGGTAACCACTGGCTATGAGTGCTACCGATAAAGCCAGGAACAAGATGGATCAGCTCAGGGGCAAGGCCAAGGCAGCAATGGGCCGCGCGACCAACGACCCCGAGTTGGAAGCGCAGGGGCGGTTCGACGAACGGGCGTCGCACCTGAAGGGCGCGGCCGAGAAGGTCAAAGACGCCTTCCGCCCCCGCCGACGCAGCATGTAACCGGGGTCTGACCGCCGGTGACCCATGCCGCCCATCCGGCGGATGTCGTCCGCTCCGCCGTCGAGCACCCCTTCGCGCATGTCGCGGCCCGCGTTGGCTATGTGATCAGCGGACTGATGCATCTGTTGATCGCGTACCTGATTGTCCGGATCGCGATGGGCTCTGGTGGGGACGCCGACCAGACGGGTGCACTACGGACCGTCGCCACGACCGGCGGAGGCACCATTGCGCTGTGGGCGACCGCGGCCGCCTTGGTTCCGTTGACGTTGTGGCGCCTCGCCGAAACCATCCTGGGTTTACACCCGAGCGAGCACAGCGGTGCGCGAGCCGACCCGAAGGACT from Mycobacterium sp. JS623 encodes:
- a CDS encoding CsbD family protein — translated: MSATDKARNKMDQLRGKAKAAMGRATNDPELEAQGRFDERASHLKGAAEKVKDAFRPRRRSM